The following are encoded in a window of bacterium SCSIO 12643 genomic DNA:
- a CDS encoding Cj0069 family protein codes for MKKHVVIFEARGGSDKGKYGFRMDSKPIIDSLKSRGWTAEIIFYSDEDRGEIYRYTTSKADAYISRVNPGNLPSEVGYFQMLKELVANGVEGLPHPDAMVAYGAKNSVEKLKGTDIVPDDVYTYYDFDTLKEKFPKSLLNGVRVIKQNRGSTGEGIWRVEVLGKEKMKGRVPLDAKLKLTEAKDNHTEEKTLQEFLEFCIQYLEGENGMLLDMPFLERIVEGEIRVLMLRDSVVNIVHKKPAETKDAFSATLFSGAKYRYDKPEQWPDLVKAISKSIPMIQRRLGNYDLPLIWTADFILDTDKKTGQDKYILGEINASCVGFTTHLELSENIADEVLALLDAESAVNSKWAAFTK; via the coding sequence ATGAAAAAACATGTTGTAATTTTTGAGGCTCGTGGAGGATCGGATAAGGGTAAATATGGATTCAGAATGGATTCTAAGCCTATTATTGATTCTTTAAAATCCAGAGGATGGACAGCAGAGATTATTTTTTATTCGGACGAAGATCGTGGAGAGATTTATCGTTACACTACGAGCAAAGCTGATGCTTATATCAGTAGAGTTAACCCAGGTAACTTGCCAAGTGAGGTAGGATATTTCCAAATGTTGAAAGAATTGGTAGCAAATGGAGTGGAAGGATTGCCCCATCCGGATGCTATGGTGGCATATGGCGCTAAAAATTCGGTAGAGAAGTTAAAAGGAACAGATATCGTTCCGGATGATGTGTACACTTATTATGATTTTGATACCCTAAAAGAAAAATTCCCAAAGAGTTTATTGAATGGTGTACGTGTGATCAAGCAAAACAGAGGATCTACCGGTGAAGGTATTTGGAGAGTTGAAGTGCTTGGAAAAGAAAAAATGAAAGGTCGTGTACCATTGGATGCGAAATTGAAATTAACTGAAGCAAAAGACAACCACACAGAAGAAAAAACTTTACAAGAATTTTTAGAGTTCTGTATCCAGTATTTGGAAGGTGAAAATGGGATGTTATTAGATATGCCATTTTTGGAAAGAATCGTTGAAGGTGAGATTCGTGTATTAATGTTAAGAGATTCGGTAGTGAATATCGTACACAAAAAACCGGCAGAGACAAAAGATGCATTTTCAGCAACATTATTCTCAGGAGCGAAATATCGTTACGATAAACCGGAACAATGGCCTGATTTAGTGAAAGCTATTTCAAAATCAATTCCGATGATCCAGAGGAGATTAGGTAACTATGATTTACCATTGATTTGGACTGCTGATTTTATTCTGGATACAGATAAGAAAACTGGCCAGGACAAATATATTTTAGGTGAGATTAATGCTTCATGCGTTGGATTTACCACACATTTGGAATTGAGCGAAAACATTGCAGATGAAGTGCTGGCATTATTGGATGCAGAGTCTGCAGTAAACTCCAAATGGGCAGCATTTACGAAATAA
- a CDS encoding GntR family transcriptional regulator: MELGEFNKLHILRFRSNGCYLGEFDGNPEDITDDVDPAENPFGEGVLLPQRYVTESMKLGDELNVFLYTDSEDRIVATTEHPKVVLHEFAPLKVKSVTAVGAFMDWGLSKDLFVPYAEQNKNVKVGNTHVVFLYLDAETERLVGTTKIENVIDNEEIIVSEKEEVKLLIYKETPLGYKAIINDENIGLLYRTELNKTVNIGDYHTGYVKKIRADRKIDLALDIQGVEIIESSAKALYQKIQSENGFVPFHDKSDPQDIRDYFGMSKKTFKKAAGALYKQHLIEIKDDGLHLIIEDID, encoded by the coding sequence ATGGAATTAGGAGAATTCAATAAGTTACATATTCTAAGATTCAGAAGTAATGGGTGCTATCTGGGAGAATTTGATGGAAACCCGGAAGATATTACAGACGATGTAGATCCGGCAGAAAATCCATTTGGAGAAGGTGTGCTTCTGCCTCAGCGTTATGTTACGGAATCAATGAAATTGGGCGATGAATTAAATGTTTTCCTATATACCGATTCTGAAGATCGAATTGTAGCCACAACGGAACATCCTAAAGTAGTCTTACATGAATTTGCCCCTTTAAAAGTGAAGTCGGTTACTGCTGTAGGTGCTTTTATGGATTGGGGATTATCCAAAGATCTTTTTGTGCCTTATGCTGAGCAAAACAAAAACGTAAAAGTTGGAAATACCCATGTGGTCTTTTTATATCTGGACGCTGAAACAGAAAGGCTGGTTGGAACTACTAAAATTGAGAATGTAATTGACAACGAAGAAATCATTGTATCTGAAAAAGAAGAAGTCAAATTACTTATCTATAAAGAAACCCCTTTAGGTTATAAGGCGATCATTAATGATGAAAATATAGGTCTACTCTATCGTACCGAATTGAACAAGACTGTGAATATTGGTGATTACCACACTGGTTATGTCAAAAAGATTCGTGCAGACCGTAAAATCGATTTAGCACTCGATATCCAGGGAGTAGAAATTATCGAATCCAGTGCTAAAGCACTTTACCAAAAAATCCAATCTGAAAACGGATTTGTGCCTTTCCATGATAAATCTGATCCACAAGACATAAGAGACTATTTTGGAATGAGTAAAAAGACTTTCAAAAAGGCTGCCGGAGCACTTTACAAACAACACCTCATAGAAATCAAAGATGACGGTCTACACCTCATCATCGAAGATATAGACTAA
- the gpmI gene encoding 2,3-bisphosphoglycerate-independent phosphoglycerate mutase yields the protein MSNKVILMIFDGFGIAKNPEVSAIHKAKTPFLDSLYQKYPNAQLEASGLFVGLPDGQMGNSEVGHMNLGAGRVIYQDIVRINKDIEDGAFYQNEVLVNAFKTAIQNNKKVHVLGLLSDGGIHSHINHLKAISKYAKDLNFDNLFLHAFMDGRDTDPNSGKGFLADIEHHFNQNSGKIASIVGRYYGMDRDNRWERVQQAYHLLVNGKGAEFTSAQDAIESSYAQNITDEFVPASVITENNNPVATVEEGDVIIHFNFRSDRARELTAAITQGIENEYGMKKLDVHYNCMTNYDSKFEGLEILYRKDNLNNTLGEVVAQHQKKQIRIAETEKYPHVTYFFNGGCEEPFTGEKRILIPSPKVATYDLQPEMSAFEVRDAIVAELKKQETDLVVLNFANPDMVGHTGVMEAAVKAVETVDDCAQTVVSTGLENGYSTILLADHGNVDCMMNEDGSPNTAHSTQPVPWFFIDQNQRPELKNGKLADVAPTILSFMGVPIPKEMDGEVLIS from the coding sequence ATGAGCAATAAAGTTATCCTAATGATATTTGATGGATTTGGAATCGCTAAAAATCCGGAAGTATCTGCTATTCATAAAGCTAAAACACCATTTTTAGATTCACTCTATCAAAAGTATCCTAATGCACAACTTGAAGCATCCGGGCTTTTTGTAGGACTCCCTGATGGACAAATGGGTAACTCTGAAGTTGGACACATGAATTTAGGTGCTGGTCGTGTGATTTATCAAGATATCGTTCGAATTAATAAAGACATCGAAGATGGAGCTTTTTATCAAAATGAAGTTTTGGTAAACGCATTTAAAACAGCGATTCAAAACAATAAGAAAGTTCACGTTCTGGGACTTCTTTCTGATGGCGGAATCCATTCGCATATCAATCACCTAAAAGCAATTTCGAAATATGCGAAAGACTTAAATTTCGATAATTTGTTCTTACATGCGTTCATGGATGGTAGAGACACAGATCCTAATAGTGGCAAAGGTTTCTTAGCGGATATTGAGCATCATTTCAACCAAAACTCAGGTAAAATTGCTTCTATTGTAGGGCGTTACTATGGTATGGATCGTGACAACCGTTGGGAGCGCGTTCAACAAGCATATCACCTGCTTGTAAATGGGAAGGGTGCCGAATTTACTTCTGCTCAGGATGCCATAGAAAGTTCTTATGCGCAAAACATCACCGATGAATTTGTTCCTGCATCTGTGATTACTGAAAATAACAATCCTGTTGCGACAGTTGAAGAAGGTGATGTCATTATTCACTTTAACTTTAGAAGTGATCGTGCCAGAGAGCTTACTGCTGCTATTACCCAAGGTATCGAAAATGAATATGGAATGAAAAAATTGGATGTACATTATAATTGTATGACCAATTACGATTCTAAATTCGAAGGCCTGGAAATTCTTTATAGAAAAGACAACCTTAATAACACCTTAGGTGAAGTTGTCGCACAACATCAAAAAAAGCAAATTCGAATTGCGGAAACAGAAAAGTATCCACACGTCACCTATTTCTTTAATGGAGGCTGTGAAGAACCGTTTACAGGTGAAAAAAGAATTCTCATCCCATCTCCTAAAGTAGCGACTTACGATCTTCAACCTGAGATGAGTGCATTTGAAGTCAGAGACGCCATCGTAGCTGAATTAAAAAAACAGGAAACTGATTTGGTTGTATTGAATTTTGCCAATCCGGATATGGTAGGTCATACCGGTGTAATGGAAGCTGCGGTTAAAGCAGTAGAGACTGTTGATGATTGTGCGCAAACGGTTGTTTCAACAGGTTTAGAAAATGGCTACAGTACCATTCTATTGGCAGATCACGGAAATGTGGATTGTATGATGAACGAAGATGGATCACCCAATACGGCACATAGTACACAACCGGTTCCATGGTTCTTTATCGATCAAAACCAAAGACCAGAACTTAAAAATGGGAAACTGGCCGATGTAGCGCCAACCATTTTGAGTTTTATGGGAGTTCCTATTCCAAAAGAAATGGATGGAGAAGTTTTGATCTCCTAA
- a CDS encoding SRPBCC family protein — MKTFKYIGTSLLILVLIFVAFGFFQSKEVSVSRSIVIAAPMDIVFDQFNDLEKRIKWSPWEAQDSTMVTQLGDITKGVGASYSWTSENSGKGTIRYSEVVPHQLIQSDLLFGEPGDEPAQGLMIFAEAEDGVKVTWEVHMDMGNNPFMRIMGRYMDDIVGSTFEMGLESVKQICEAEKASLPDYGDVKIEETTVESISCISLNDSCSLAELEGKIAENFQKLDAYIHLYNLTPSGYSRIIFHKFDPPSSVVFQPLFVTTKPAEISENGITPGNTYAGKVITATHIGPYNKSAHVWEALDAYLAKNNLEMNGSPWEQYENTPRDEPDEDKLITHIFIPVK; from the coding sequence ATGAAAACTTTCAAATACATTGGCACTTCCCTCCTTATTCTTGTACTCATTTTTGTAGCATTCGGATTCTTTCAGAGTAAAGAAGTTTCTGTGAGCCGATCTATCGTGATTGCCGCACCGATGGATATCGTTTTTGACCAGTTCAATGATCTGGAAAAAAGAATCAAATGGTCTCCCTGGGAAGCTCAGGATTCTACTATGGTTACACAACTGGGTGATATTACCAAAGGAGTTGGAGCAAGCTATTCATGGACTTCTGAAAACTCAGGTAAAGGAACCATTAGATATTCTGAAGTAGTTCCGCATCAGTTAATTCAATCTGATCTATTATTCGGTGAACCGGGAGACGAGCCTGCTCAGGGTTTAATGATATTCGCGGAAGCTGAAGATGGAGTCAAGGTAACCTGGGAAGTTCATATGGATATGGGTAATAATCCGTTCATGAGAATTATGGGACGCTATATGGATGACATCGTGGGCTCAACTTTTGAGATGGGTTTAGAATCGGTAAAACAAATCTGCGAAGCTGAAAAAGCATCACTTCCGGATTATGGCGATGTAAAAATTGAAGAAACTACAGTTGAATCTATTTCTTGTATCAGTTTAAACGATTCTTGTAGTTTGGCTGAATTGGAAGGTAAAATCGCTGAGAACTTTCAAAAACTAGATGCCTATATCCATTTATACAACCTAACTCCAAGTGGCTATTCGAGGATTATTTTTCACAAATTCGATCCTCCAAGTTCTGTGGTATTCCAACCGTTGTTTGTGACGACAAAACCTGCTGAAATTTCTGAAAATGGAATCACTCCGGGTAATACATATGCTGGTAAAGTAATTACTGCAACGCATATTGGTCCGTACAATAAATCTGCTCATGTTTGGGAAGCATTGGATGCATATCTTGCTAAAAATAATCTGGAAATGAATGGCTCTCCATGGGAACAATATGAAAACACACCTAGAGATGAGCCAGATGAAGACAAACTCATCACGCATATCTTTATACCGGTTAAATAA
- a CDS encoding CPBP family intramembrane metalloprotease, with product MPKSRLYAMGFATLLGFPIVGITLVGFIESNPWDFEFNWLYPENLIIQLGVGLAFGILAGFLAWFIVNHKSFIQIKMKYGVLIHSFRMSTWEILFISFCAGVGEEFLFRGIIQPYWGVWITAIFFVAIHGYLDPRDRKMMFYGMTMTIVIGILGYMKVHLGLIAPMAAHFAIDVVLLYKLTNDKSFKIIQIPTPPPVDEESDYPENLED from the coding sequence ATGCCAAAATCTAGATTATATGCCATGGGCTTTGCTACTTTATTGGGTTTTCCAATTGTAGGAATTACTCTGGTGGGTTTTATTGAATCCAATCCGTGGGATTTTGAGTTCAATTGGCTTTATCCAGAAAACCTGATTATCCAATTAGGTGTTGGATTAGCTTTTGGAATACTTGCTGGATTTCTGGCCTGGTTTATTGTAAATCACAAAAGTTTCATTCAAATCAAAATGAAGTATGGTGTTTTAATCCATAGTTTCAGAATGAGCACGTGGGAAATCTTATTCATTTCATTTTGTGCAGGGGTTGGAGAAGAATTCCTTTTTAGAGGCATTATTCAACCCTATTGGGGTGTCTGGATTACAGCTATATTCTTTGTGGCCATACATGGTTATTTAGACCCAAGGGATCGCAAAATGATGTTTTATGGAATGACTATGACTATCGTTATCGGGATTTTAGGATACATGAAAGTCCATTTAGGATTAATCGCACCTATGGCTGCGCATTTTGCAATAGATGTAGTTTTACTTTACAAACTCACAAATGACAAATCATTTAAGATCATTCAGATCCCTACTCCACCACCAGTAGATGAAGAATCAGATTACCCTGAAAATTTAGAAGATTAA
- a CDS encoding DUF481 domain-containing protein: protein MRHLILLLICFFGVLMSYGQDTILFNNGDQIVGELKTLDRGVITFKTSYSDSDFKIEWKGVKRLSTATIFLITLSDGTRFKGAIAHGDSVSLMLKTMEGEKYVRSNEIVYLKSLDEGLWSQIYANVDIGLSVTKAKNLRQLNITAGLGYLGENWSWDARYSSLNSTQDSIQPTIRNEGGVSANLFLPDDWFLTGATDFLSNTEQLLDLRINGRGGFGYYIVHKNTWYWSFAGGAAYINETYSNGENGKESMEGFISTELNLFDFGDFGLFTKVSAYPGITERGRFRTDFKMDVKYDLPLDFYIKGGFTLNYDNQPTVGAGEVDYVLNTGFGWEW from the coding sequence ATGCGTCACCTGATACTACTTTTAATATGTTTTTTTGGAGTTTTAATGTCATATGGGCAAGACACTATTCTGTTTAACAATGGGGATCAGATAGTAGGAGAATTAAAGACTTTGGATAGAGGGGTGATTACCTTTAAAACTTCCTATAGTGATTCTGATTTTAAGATAGAGTGGAAGGGGGTTAAAAGATTAAGTACAGCTACTATATTTCTGATTACATTATCAGATGGAACCCGATTTAAAGGCGCTATTGCGCATGGGGATTCGGTAAGCCTAATGCTCAAAACTATGGAGGGAGAAAAATATGTCCGATCGAATGAAATCGTATATCTTAAATCCTTAGATGAAGGACTTTGGAGCCAGATTTACGCGAATGTGGATATTGGTTTAAGTGTGACCAAAGCCAAAAACCTTCGACAGTTAAACATTACAGCAGGTTTGGGATATTTGGGTGAGAACTGGTCATGGGATGCCAGATACAGTTCTTTAAATTCTACACAAGATTCTATTCAACCCACGATTAGAAATGAAGGTGGTGTTTCGGCTAATTTGTTTTTACCGGATGATTGGTTTTTAACCGGAGCAACAGATTTTTTATCGAATACGGAGCAGCTTTTAGATTTAAGGATTAATGGGCGTGGAGGATTTGGTTATTATATCGTTCATAAAAATACATGGTATTGGAGTTTTGCTGGGGGAGCAGCATATATCAATGAAACTTATAGTAATGGTGAGAATGGGAAAGAGAGTATGGAGGGGTTTATCAGTACAGAGTTAAACTTATTTGATTTTGGGGATTTTGGATTGTTTACTAAAGTTTCAGCTTATCCCGGGATTACGGAAAGAGGTAGATTTAGAACTGACTTTAAGATGGATGTTAAATACGATTTACCATTGGATTTTTACATTAAAGGCGGTTTTACATTGAACTACGATAATCAACCTACTGTAGGAGCAGGAGAAGTGGATTATGTTTTAAATACAGGATTTGGTTGGGAGTGGTAG
- the clpB gene encoding ATP-dependent chaperone ClpB, with product MNFDKFTIKSQEAIQQGQQITLGNGQQTIDTAHILKGILMVDENVTPFLLKKMGVNVPIFTQAIDRIIGTYPKVSGGQIQLSQNASQALVNAQNIAQKNGDEYTSIEHIILGLLKGNDEIARMMKDSGLNQKDLLSAINELRKGEKVTSANAEDNYQSLAKYAINLNQQAQDGKLDPVIGRDEEIRRVLQILSRRTKNNPILIGEPGVGKTAIAEGLAHRIINGDVPDNLKSKSIYSLDMGALVAGAKFKGEFEERLKAVVKEVISADGEIVLFIDEIHTLVGAGKGEGAMDAANILKPALARGELKAIGATTLAEYQKYFEKDKALERRFQKVTIDEPNDEDAISILRGIKEKYETHHKVRIKDEAILAAVELSQRYITDRFLPDKAIDLIDEASSKMRMEMNSMPVELDEIERKIRQLEIEREAIKREKDQKKLDILNADIAELSDKRNDLKAQWESERQVVDGIQSTKEQIEQYKLDAERAERDGNFALVAEIRYGKLVEAQEKLNQLGTKFQELKDKGSVLIKEEVDAEDIAEVVAKWSGVPVSKMLQSERQKLLNLESELHHRVIGQDEAIQAVSDAVRRSRAGLQDQHRPIGSFLFLGTTGVGKTELAKALAEFLFDNENAMTRIDMSEYQERHAVSRLVGAPPGYVGYDEGGQLTEAVRRKPYSVILLDEIEKAHPDVFNILLQVLDDGRLTDNKGRVANFKNTIIIMTSNMGSDIINESFQQINASNLNSVLQKTKTQLLELLKRSLKPEFLNRIDETIMFQPLNEGDIHEIVRLQFKGVQKMLQKQDIHISITDQAIRLLSNEGYDPQFGARPVKRVIQKQLLNQLSKEILSGNVHAGARISIDASDGKFIFSNVFKDSENPENPELMNHLN from the coding sequence ATGAACTTCGATAAATTCACAATAAAATCACAAGAAGCCATTCAACAAGGACAACAAATTACTTTGGGGAATGGACAACAAACTATTGATACTGCTCATATTCTGAAAGGTATCTTAATGGTAGACGAAAACGTTACGCCTTTTCTTTTGAAAAAAATGGGTGTCAACGTTCCTATTTTCACACAAGCTATTGACAGAATAATTGGGACATATCCTAAGGTCAGCGGTGGACAAATACAACTATCTCAAAATGCATCTCAAGCTTTAGTCAATGCGCAAAATATTGCACAAAAAAATGGTGATGAGTACACGAGCATTGAGCACATCATTTTAGGTTTACTAAAAGGAAATGATGAAATCGCTCGTATGATGAAAGACAGTGGACTAAATCAAAAAGATCTGCTATCTGCAATCAACGAATTACGTAAAGGTGAAAAAGTAACCAGCGCCAACGCTGAAGACAATTATCAATCTTTAGCAAAATATGCCATCAACCTAAATCAACAAGCCCAGGATGGTAAGTTAGATCCGGTTATTGGTAGAGATGAAGAAATCAGAAGAGTACTTCAAATTCTATCCAGAAGAACTAAAAACAATCCAATCCTGATTGGAGAACCCGGTGTGGGTAAAACCGCCATTGCAGAAGGTTTAGCACATCGTATTATTAATGGAGATGTGCCGGATAATCTAAAAAGTAAAAGTATCTATTCATTAGATATGGGCGCTTTGGTTGCCGGAGCAAAATTTAAAGGCGAATTTGAAGAACGTCTTAAAGCAGTGGTCAAAGAAGTGATCTCGGCTGACGGTGAGATTGTACTTTTCATTGATGAAATCCATACACTGGTGGGAGCTGGTAAAGGTGAAGGAGCCATGGATGCTGCGAATATATTAAAACCAGCATTGGCTAGAGGAGAATTAAAAGCCATTGGGGCCACTACATTAGCGGAATATCAAAAGTATTTTGAGAAAGACAAAGCATTAGAAAGAAGATTCCAAAAGGTAACGATTGATGAACCAAATGATGAAGATGCGATTTCCATCTTAAGAGGAATTAAAGAAAAATATGAAACGCATCATAAGGTTAGAATTAAAGACGAGGCCATTTTAGCTGCTGTAGAATTATCTCAACGTTACATTACAGATAGATTCCTTCCGGATAAAGCGATTGATTTGATTGATGAAGCCTCTTCCAAAATGCGTATGGAAATGAACTCCATGCCAGTAGAGTTAGATGAAATTGAAAGGAAAATCAGACAACTTGAAATTGAACGTGAGGCCATTAAAAGAGAAAAAGATCAAAAGAAACTAGATATTCTAAATGCGGATATTGCGGAACTCAGCGATAAGAGAAATGATCTGAAAGCCCAATGGGAAAGCGAGCGTCAGGTGGTGGATGGAATTCAAAGCACTAAGGAACAAATTGAACAGTATAAACTCGATGCGGAACGTGCTGAAAGAGATGGAAACTTTGCTTTAGTTGCGGAAATCAGATATGGAAAATTAGTTGAAGCTCAAGAAAAGTTAAATCAACTGGGCACCAAATTTCAGGAATTAAAAGACAAAGGCTCTGTTCTGATTAAAGAGGAAGTGGACGCTGAAGATATTGCTGAGGTAGTCGCAAAATGGAGCGGTGTTCCGGTAAGCAAAATGCTTCAATCTGAAAGACAGAAACTCCTTAATCTGGAATCTGAATTACATCATAGAGTTATCGGTCAGGATGAAGCCATTCAAGCGGTTAGTGATGCGGTACGTAGAAGTCGTGCAGGATTACAGGATCAACACCGTCCAATTGGATCTTTCCTCTTTCTGGGGACTACCGGGGTTGGAAAAACTGAGTTGGCTAAAGCCTTGGCAGAATTCCTATTTGACAACGAAAACGCAATGACCAGAATTGATATGAGTGAATATCAGGAACGTCATGCCGTTTCAAGATTGGTAGGTGCGCCTCCGGGATATGTGGGATATGATGAAGGAGGTCAATTAACTGAAGCAGTCAGACGTAAACCTTATTCGGTGATTCTTTTAGATGAAATAGAAAAAGCGCATCCTGATGTATTTAACATCTTACTGCAAGTATTGGATGACGGTAGATTAACCGATAATAAAGGGCGCGTAGCGAACTTTAAAAATACCATTATCATCATGACATCCAATATGGGATCTGACATTATCAATGAAAGCTTTCAACAAATCAATGCTTCAAACTTGAATAGTGTGTTACAAAAAACAAAAACACAATTATTGGAGTTATTAAAGAGAAGTTTGAAACCTGAGTTTTTAAACAGAATTGATGAAACAATCATGTTCCAACCACTCAATGAGGGAGACATCCACGAGATTGTAAGATTACAATTCAAAGGGGTTCAGAAAATGCTACAAAAACAGGATATTCATATCTCCATTACAGACCAGGCCATTCGCCTCTTATCCAATGAAGGATATGATCCTCAATTTGGTGCCAGACCAGTAAAAAGAGTCATCCAAAAACAATTGCTCAACCAATTGTCAAAAGAAATTCTCTCTGGTAACGTCCACGCTGGTGCCCGCATTAGCATTGATGCAAGTGATGGTAAATTCATATTTAGCAATGTATTTAAAGACTCAGAGAATCCGGAAAATCCGGAATTGATGAATCATTTAAATTAA
- a CDS encoding cupin-like domain-containing protein, which translates to MALDLSLECAVENAADLTVEEFRRKYLIPQKPVLLKGLANLQPAGKKWTIDWFKQEMGDLEVGVFDNTKERHVYSTTVNPDFNMPFGEFLDIITKKEPSTIRMFRYNLYKQYPSLKKDFSCPKFINKGIMKTFGFMFLGGTDTEVRLHYDVDNSNVLLTQIHGTKRVVLFAPDQGKYLYKVPYNTHSLAELKDPDFEKWPGLKHVKGCEVIQEAGDGIFMPSGYWHYNTYLEGGISVAYRMLAQDPVTLMKGAFFMGFTMPFDKIMNMIFGKKWFERKKKLSIARVNKAIS; encoded by the coding sequence ATGGCTTTAGATTTAAGTTTAGAATGTGCAGTTGAAAACGCTGCCGACCTTACTGTAGAAGAATTTAGAAGGAAATATTTAATTCCTCAAAAACCAGTACTCTTAAAAGGCTTAGCAAACCTTCAACCTGCCGGAAAGAAATGGACAATTGATTGGTTTAAACAAGAAATGGGTGATTTGGAAGTAGGTGTTTTCGATAACACAAAAGAAAGACACGTCTACTCTACAACCGTAAATCCAGATTTCAACATGCCATTTGGTGAGTTTTTGGATATTATTACCAAAAAGGAACCAAGTACAATTAGAATGTTCAGATATAATCTGTACAAACAATATCCAAGCCTAAAGAAAGACTTCTCTTGTCCTAAATTCATTAATAAAGGGATTATGAAAACCTTTGGATTTATGTTTTTAGGAGGAACCGATACTGAGGTAAGATTACATTATGATGTAGATAATTCAAATGTATTACTCACTCAAATCCACGGAACCAAAAGGGTTGTTTTGTTTGCTCCAGATCAGGGGAAGTATTTATACAAGGTTCCTTATAACACACATTCATTAGCTGAACTTAAGGATCCGGATTTTGAAAAATGGCCTGGACTTAAGCATGTAAAAGGTTGTGAAGTTATTCAGGAAGCCGGTGACGGCATTTTTATGCCAAGTGGTTACTGGCATTACAATACCTATTTGGAAGGTGGTATTTCTGTTGCTTATAGAATGCTGGCTCAGGATCCAGTCACGTTGATGAAGGGTGCTTTCTTTATGGGCTTTACGATGCCATTCGATAAAATCATGAATATGATATTCGGCAAAAAGTGGTTCGAACGTAAAAAGAAATTAAGTATAGCAAGAGTAAATAAAGCGATTTCATAA
- a CDS encoding DUF4440 domain-containing protein, with amino-acid sequence MKFIWASILFAFLALTSCSTAPTPQVQEENVKEAVLAELFKQQDCWNEGDIDCFMNGYWNSDSLVFVSGEKISFGWQKVTDNYKAKYSSKELMGTLTFDIDKTEQLSPDAMVVLGSWNLKRSDVDFGGKFSLLWRKIDGEWKIVIDHTS; translated from the coding sequence ATGAAATTTATTTGGGCATCTATTTTATTTGCGTTTTTGGCATTAACCTCATGTAGTACGGCTCCAACCCCTCAAGTACAGGAAGAAAATGTAAAAGAGGCTGTTTTAGCAGAATTATTTAAACAACAAGACTGCTGGAATGAAGGGGATATAGATTGCTTTATGAATGGTTATTGGAATAGCGATAGTTTGGTTTTTGTCAGTGGTGAGAAAATTTCTTTTGGGTGGCAAAAAGTGACTGATAATTATAAAGCCAAGTACAGCTCAAAAGAATTGATGGGAACGTTGACTTTTGATATTGATAAAACGGAACAGTTATCACCCGATGCCATGGTCGTTTTAGGATCGTGGAATTTAAAAAGGTCGGATGTGGACTTTGGCGGAAAGTTCTCGCTACTTTGGAGAAAGATAGATGGAGAATGGAAAATTGTAATTGACCATACCTCATAA
- a CDS encoding chloramphenicol acetyltransferase encodes MGTVNHKYQEISIENWNRKSTFDFFKTFDSPFYNITAPVDVTRLKAFCKKHDYSFFLVSLFISQKVIDQIENFRYRLYEDSVRNYEITQAGSTVLLDDNTFAFCYFDIESDIHQFVQKGEQAIHQLKSDPDFEPRQGDLNMIFYSVIPWVSFTSFQHARKNDLSDSIPRVVFGKYYELNNQLKMPISIEVHHALVDGFHVGQYFELFEKEIQQLEL; translated from the coding sequence ATGGGCACGGTCAATCATAAATATCAGGAAATTTCAATAGAGAACTGGAACAGAAAATCCACATTCGATTTCTTCAAAACATTCGATTCTCCTTTCTATAATATCACTGCTCCTGTTGATGTTACACGATTAAAAGCGTTTTGTAAAAAGCACGATTATTCCTTTTTTCTGGTATCACTATTTATCTCTCAAAAAGTGATTGATCAAATCGAAAATTTCAGATACAGACTATATGAAGATTCGGTTAGAAACTATGAGATAACCCAAGCTGGGAGTACCGTTTTACTGGATGACAATACTTTTGCTTTTTGCTATTTCGATATTGAGTCAGACATTCATCAATTCGTTCAGAAAGGTGAACAGGCTATTCATCAATTAAAGTCCGACCCCGATTTTGAACCACGTCAGGGTGATTTAAATATGATCTTTTATTCTGTGATTCCATGGGTCTCTTTTACTTCATTTCAACATGCCCGAAAAAATGACTTGAGCGATAGTATTCCAAGAGTTGTTTTCGGGAAGTATTATGAACTCAATAACCAACTTAAAATGCCAATTTCCATCGAAGTTCATCACGCATTAGTGGATGGTTTTCATGTTGGGCAATATTTTGAGCTATTTGAAAAAGAAATTCAGCAGTTAGAATTATAA